The Cyanobacteria bacterium GSL.Bin1 genomic interval TACATTCCACTTCCACTAATGCCCCTTTCGGTAAACCGGAAACTTCAATACAGGCGCGGGCAGGAGCGGTTTCCGCCTTAAAATAAGTTCCATATACTTCATTGACTGTACTAAAATTACTTAAATCGGTCAGATAAATTGTCGTTTTAACAACATTTTCCCAGCTGAGATCGGCCTGCTTTAAAATTGCTTCGACGTTCGCCATGACTTGCTTGGTTTGTGCAACGATATCTCCCTCCCCAACGAGAGACCCTGTCTTAGCATCAAGAGCGACTTGTCCGGAAACAAAGATCATTTCTCCTTTAGCCGCGATCGCTTGATTATAAGGACCCACTGGCGCGGCTGCTTGGTCAGTTTGAATTACCCGTCTCTTAGTCATTATTTTTAGTGATGATGTTGGTTTCTTTTCTATCTTAAAGGTGAGAAATCCTGCGCTTCTTTGAAGCCAGATTCAAATTAGAAGACAAGTTGGAGAATGAGAACTTTGATTCCAAGCAAACTTGAGAAAATTAAGAAATAACTGACACCTCACAATCAAGTTCATGACCATTGAAACCTTTGCGATTGTTGCCTTTTTCATTCTGGGGTTTGGACTCATTTCTGGATATCTAGAAAAAACAGTGATTACACCACCGATGGTCTTTGTTACCTTTGGCCTTTTCCTCAGTCCACAGGGCTTAGGACTGATTAATCTTGATCCAGACAGTGAAGGAATTCGACTCATTGCTGAACTGACTCTAATTTTAGTTTTATTCACAGATGCCTCTCGCATCAACCTACAACGATTAGAATGGGAATTTACCCTTCCTCTCCGTTTGTTAGGGATTGCACTACCCATTATTGTTGGTCTGGGAACGATCTTGGGGGTTTTGATTTTCCCCCAACAGTTAAATACCTGGGAAGCTGCTGTCCTAGCAACGATCCTCGCTCCAACTGATGCTGCTTTGAGTCAAGCCGTTGTCAATAGTTCGCGGGTTCCGGTCTGTATTCGTCAAGCGATTAATGTCGAAACCGGTCTCAATGACGGGATTTGTATCCCTGTTCTCTTGCTTTTCTTTTCTCTGGCAGAAATAGAAGGTCAAGGAGAAAGTACCGCCTTTTGGTTAGTGT includes:
- a CDS encoding RidA family protein; this encodes MTKRRVIQTDQAAAPVGPYNQAIAAKGEMIFVSGQVALDAKTGSLVGEGDIVAQTKQVMANVEAILKQADLSWENVVKTTIYLTDLSNFSTVNEVYGTYFKAETAPARACIEVSGLPKGALVEVECIAMSN